A region from the Geobacillus vulcani PSS1 genome encodes:
- a CDS encoding YaaC family protein, with translation MFGNHGQPFHLSVFRSADTAQEFLRQCYQQLRRDDAVQRSYANCYPFLYYLEHGQNFYAAAQQAPLSIKPVLLFYGMVQLLKACLLTVDPDYPESTSVLAHGVSARKRKKQGYEFLDDEVKIQKNGLFTHFSEKMFHVKQEAGEKFRMGALLQRIGELHETFFLLSGRKKTLSLPVVHTASPPMLAIPKVILDHYHMSLSRFVQYLREEGQGKRLSFAKEEGEFLYFHIESPLSPAGEGPFLFHLDGTLRIPVKKEKTFSLPEIHAHYLLLYNLSMISRYETEWWSELLHSYPSKAYTFILEFLSVSAEKVPLLLNEYLMRKFLD, from the coding sequence ATGTTCGGAAATCACGGTCAACCGTTTCACCTTTCTGTTTTCCGCTCGGCCGATACTGCGCAGGAATTTTTGCGGCAATGCTATCAACAGCTGCGGCGAGATGACGCCGTCCAACGCAGTTATGCAAACTGTTACCCATTCTTATATTACTTGGAACATGGGCAAAACTTTTACGCCGCTGCCCAACAGGCGCCGCTGTCCATCAAGCCCGTTCTCTTGTTTTACGGCATGGTGCAGCTCTTAAAAGCATGCCTTCTCACTGTCGACCCTGACTACCCAGAATCGACATCGGTCTTGGCTCATGGTGTATCAGCAAGAAAACGAAAAAAACAGGGCTACGAATTTTTAGATGATGAAGTGAAAATACAAAAAAACGGTTTATTCACACATTTTTCTGAAAAAATGTTTCATGTGAAACAAGAAGCTGGGGAAAAATTTCGCATGGGCGCGCTGTTGCAACGAATTGGCGAACTGCATGAAACGTTTTTTCTTCTAAGCGGGCGAAAAAAAACGTTATCCTTGCCTGTTGTACATACCGCTTCGCCGCCGATGCTCGCCATCCCAAAAGTGATTTTGGATCACTACCATATGTCGCTATCCCGCTTTGTCCAATATCTCCGTGAAGAAGGACAAGGAAAGCGGCTTTCGTTCGCCAAAGAAGAAGGGGAATTTCTGTATTTTCATATAGAATCGCCGCTGTCACCAGCCGGAGAGGGACCATTTTTATTTCATCTTGACGGTACGCTCCGAATTCCTGTCAAGAAAGAAAAAACATTCTCACTTCCAGAAATACATGCCCATTACTTGTTGCTGTATAACTTGAGCATGATTTCGCGCTATGAGACGGAATGGTGGAGCGAACTTCTCCATTCTTACCCAAGCAAGGCATACACGTTTATTCTCGAGTTTCTCTCCGTGTCGGCGGAAAAAGTTCCGTTGTTGCTTAATGAATACTTAATGCGGAAATTTTTGGATTGA